The window CCACCGACACCCAGAGCAGCAGCGCGCGCTGTTCAGTGGTGAGCTGGTCGAAGGCTTGCAGGGTGGATTGGGCAATCACGGTGCGTTCTACCGACGGCTCGGCATCGTCACGGCCGGTAAAGAATTCGAGCATCCGCGCGTAACGCCGGGTGCGCCGATGAGCGTCGAGAAATTGCCGGTAAAGAATAGAAAACAGCCAGGCGCGCAAGTCGCCCTCGGCGCGTTTGTCGCCCCAACTCGACAGGGCGCGCTCCAGGCTCGACTGCACCAGATCGTCTGCGCTGCTGGGATTGCGTGTCAACGACACGGCAAACCGGCGCAGTCTGGGAATGATTTCTCTGAGTTGTTCGTCGATATCGTTCATGAAGTTCTGACTAGTCACTACGCTGTGGTGAGTGTCAGGGAGACGCCCGCCATTGGAGGTTATTCCACGCCTGAAAAAATAAATACCGGGCGATGGAATAAAGCGGTGTGGCGTACGTCTGCTTGTTTCTTCTCACTTGTGGCCGATGGCCCTGGAGTCATTCATGGTAGATCGCTCATCTCCGCCCACCCGGCCACCCTTGAGTGCCGCGAGCCGGGCATTTCGCCTGGCCGGCATTGCTGTGGTCGTCGCTGTTTTGGCCGGGGCTTTTGCCTACGTCAACGGCACACTCGACCCACAGCGCTTGACGCCGAAAAAGCTGATCAATGTGCTGGAAACCAACAACGGCGTGCACCCGGGGTTTCGCCGTAACCACTCCAAAGGGGTGTGCGTGATCGGGCATTTCGAGAGCAGTGGCGAGGCACGCAGCTATTCCAGCGCCCAGGTCTTCAGCGAGCCGCAGACCCCGGTGGTCGGGCGTTTCGCATTGCCTGCGGGCAATCCCTACGCGCCTGACAACAGCGTGCCGATCCGCAGCATGGCGTTGCGTTTCACCCAGGCTAACGGTCAGCAATGGCGCACCGGGATGAACAGCATGCCGGTGTTCCCGGTGGGCACGCCTGAAGCGTTCTATCAATTGCAGCAAGCGCAATCGCCGGACCCGGCCACCGGCAAGCCGAACCCCGCGGCGGTTCCGGCCTTCTTTGGCGCTCACCCGGAAGCCGCGCCGTTCCTGGCCTGGATCAAGACTGCCAAGCCGTCGGCCAGTTATGCGACGGAGACCTACAACAGTGTCAACGCGTTTTACCTGGTGAACGCGGCCGGTCAGCGCCAGGCGGTGCGTTGGAGCATGACGCCGATTGCTCAGGATGCGGCGGGTGCCACGGCGCCTGAAGGGGCTGACTTCCTGGAAAAAGACCTGGTGCAACGTTTGTCCGCCGGGCCGCTGCGTTGGCAGTTGAACATCACCCTGGCGAACGCCGGTGATCCGGTCAACGACGCCAGCAAGGCCTGGCCTGACGGCCGCAAAGTGGTGAACGCCGGCACCTTGGTGCTGGAACGCACGCAACCGCAACTCGACGGCGAATGCCG is drawn from Pseudomonas sp. 31-12 and contains these coding sequences:
- a CDS encoding RNA polymerase sigma factor; its protein translation is MNDIDEQLREIIPRLRRFAVSLTRNPSSADDLVQSSLERALSSWGDKRAEGDLRAWLFSILYRQFLDAHRRTRRYARMLEFFTGRDDAEPSVERTVIAQSTLQAFDQLTTEQRALLLWVSVEGLSYKEVAEILDVPTGTVMSRLSRARQALRQLSDGEITSPSLRILK
- a CDS encoding catalase family peroxidase, with amino-acid sequence MVDRSSPPTRPPLSAASRAFRLAGIAVVVAVLAGAFAYVNGTLDPQRLTPKKLINVLETNNGVHPGFRRNHSKGVCVIGHFESSGEARSYSSAQVFSEPQTPVVGRFALPAGNPYAPDNSVPIRSMALRFTQANGQQWRTGMNSMPVFPVGTPEAFYQLQQAQSPDPATGKPNPAAVPAFFGAHPEAAPFLAWIKTAKPSASYATETYNSVNAFYLVNAAGQRQAVRWSMTPIAQDAAGATAPEGADFLEKDLVQRLSAGPLRWQLNITLANAGDPVNDASKAWPDGRKVVNAGTLVLERTQPQLDGECRDINYDPLVLPAGIEGSDDPLLAARSAGYASSYLRRTSEVKQLPAANAKQEAHQ